A single window of Nocardia sp. NBC_01327 DNA harbors:
- a CDS encoding sigma-70 family RNA polymerase sigma factor, producing the protein MTSPATTDVRISEQDLDAASPAADLVRVYLNGIGKTALLTAADEVELAKRIEAGLYAQHLLETTKRLSAPKKKDLAILVREGQSARQHLLEANLRLVVSLAKRYTGRGMPLLDLIQEGNLGLIRAMEKFDYTKGFKFSTYATWWIRQAITRGMADQSRTIRLPVHLVEQVNKLARIKRELHQQLGREATDAELAHESGIPQEKIADLLDHSRDPVSLDMPVGNDEEAPLGDFIEDSEATSAENAVIAGFLHRDVRVVLTTLDEREQQVIRLRYGLDDGQPRTLDQIGKIFGLSRERVRQIEREVMSKLRKGERADRLRAYAS; encoded by the coding sequence ATGACAAGCCCCGCCACCACTGACGTGCGCATCAGCGAACAGGACCTCGACGCCGCAAGCCCCGCCGCCGACTTGGTACGCGTGTACCTGAACGGAATCGGCAAGACGGCGCTGCTCACGGCTGCCGACGAGGTCGAGCTGGCCAAGCGCATCGAGGCGGGCCTCTACGCTCAGCACCTGCTGGAGACGACCAAGCGATTGTCCGCGCCCAAGAAGAAGGATCTCGCGATCCTCGTGCGCGAAGGTCAATCCGCTCGCCAGCACCTGCTCGAAGCCAACCTGCGCCTCGTGGTTTCTCTGGCCAAGCGATACACCGGCCGCGGCATGCCGCTGCTGGACCTGATCCAAGAGGGCAATCTTGGTCTGATCCGCGCCATGGAGAAGTTCGACTACACCAAGGGCTTCAAGTTCTCGACGTACGCCACCTGGTGGATTCGTCAGGCGATCACCCGCGGTATGGCCGACCAGAGTCGCACCATCCGGCTTCCCGTCCACCTCGTCGAGCAGGTCAACAAGCTGGCCCGCATCAAGCGCGAACTGCATCAGCAGCTCGGCCGCGAGGCCACCGACGCAGAGCTCGCCCACGAGTCCGGCATTCCGCAAGAGAAGATCGCCGATCTGCTCGACCACAGCCGCGACCCGGTGAGCCTGGATATGCCGGTGGGCAATGACGAAGAGGCCCCCCTCGGCGATTTCATCGAGGATTCCGAAGCCACCTCCGCCGAGAACGCCGTCATCGCCGGCTTCCTGCACCGTGACGTCCGCGTGGTCCTGACCACCCTGGACGAGCGCGAACAGCAGGTCATCCGCCTGCGCTACGGCCTCGACGACGGCCAGCCCCGCACCCTCGACCAGATCGGCAAGATCTTCGGCCTCTCGCGCGAGCGGGTCCGCCAGATCGAGCGCGAGGTCATGTCCAAGCTCCGCAAGGGCGAGCGCGCCGACCGCCTCCGTGCCTACGCCAGCTAG
- a CDS encoding DUF7782 domain-containing protein produces MPTNRSLDQRSTTASSLLADLAPDLRTALTRVGYGSDNLVAALGDAAHAALWRSEPVPVRRAARDAGELGTLIRLLLLGDPMPEREVAAALAPVDIERAIAAGLLERDGDEVRAALDLRPLDLGEGTRWVLSDLDDSMRRRTLDADHVLGVGQASLSLLRATPTRPVGTVLDLGTGCGVQAIHAKSYGRTVTGTDVNRRALWLAAATAALNDLDIELCEGSWFEPVAGRRFDQVVANPPFVVGPARVEHTYRDSGLALDGASELVISGIPDMLNPGGTAALLASWVHINGQDWRSRVASWLPDHGIDAWIVQRDIADPALYVGTWLRDAGLDPREPAAQARAEQWLEAFSAAEVDGIGFGVVYMRDIDGPTEMLAEDLTHPFEDPLGQETHRYFERSAWLRAVATDPGLVLSSRFEVDPVTALERVSLPGTEGWQQRVARLHRGDGPLWQHEVDDTTAALLAGMRPDGLPLSELVELLAFSDTGDAATPEFESAVLGVVVSLVRHGLIHPR; encoded by the coding sequence ATGCCGACGAATCGATCCCTCGACCAGCGCTCGACGACCGCCTCGTCCCTGCTCGCCGACCTCGCCCCGGATCTGCGCACCGCGCTGACCCGGGTCGGATACGGCTCCGACAATCTTGTCGCGGCACTCGGGGACGCGGCGCACGCGGCGCTGTGGCGCTCCGAGCCGGTACCGGTGCGCCGCGCCGCCCGCGACGCCGGAGAGCTCGGTACCCTCATCCGCCTACTGCTGCTCGGCGATCCGATGCCCGAGCGCGAGGTCGCCGCCGCACTGGCGCCGGTAGATATAGAGCGCGCCATCGCCGCCGGACTCCTGGAACGCGACGGCGACGAGGTGCGCGCCGCCCTGGACCTGCGCCCGCTCGATCTCGGCGAGGGCACCCGCTGGGTGCTGTCGGACCTCGACGACTCCATGCGCCGGCGCACCCTCGACGCCGATCACGTGCTCGGCGTCGGTCAGGCGTCACTGTCGCTCCTGCGCGCCACGCCCACCCGTCCGGTCGGCACCGTGCTCGACCTCGGCACCGGCTGCGGTGTGCAGGCCATTCACGCGAAGTCCTACGGGCGCACCGTCACCGGCACCGATGTGAACAGGCGCGCCCTGTGGCTGGCCGCGGCCACCGCCGCGCTCAATGATCTGGATATCGAGCTGTGCGAAGGCTCCTGGTTCGAACCGGTCGCGGGACGCCGCTTCGATCAGGTCGTCGCCAATCCCCCGTTCGTGGTCGGCCCGGCGCGCGTCGAGCACACCTACCGGGACTCCGGGCTGGCGCTGGACGGTGCGAGCGAACTCGTCATCTCCGGCATACCGGACATGCTCAATCCCGGTGGCACCGCGGCACTGCTGGCCTCGTGGGTCCATATCAATGGACAGGACTGGCGCTCCCGCGTCGCGAGCTGGCTGCCCGACCATGGCATCGATGCGTGGATAGTGCAGCGCGACATCGCCGATCCGGCCCTGTACGTCGGAACCTGGCTGCGCGACGCCGGATTGGATCCGCGCGAGCCGGCGGCGCAGGCGCGGGCCGAACAGTGGCTGGAGGCCTTCTCCGCCGCCGAGGTCGACGGCATCGGATTCGGTGTCGTCTATATGCGCGATATAGACGGGCCCACCGAAATGCTCGCCGAGGACCTCACGCACCCCTTCGAGGATCCGCTCGGGCAGGAGACCCATCGCTACTTCGAGCGCTCGGCGTGGCTGCGCGCCGTCGCCACCGATCCGGGCCTGGTGCTGTCCTCCCGCTTCGAGGTCGATCCGGTCACCGCGCTGGAGCGGGTCTCGCTGCCGGGCACGGAGGGTTGGCAGCAGCGGGTCGCACGGCTGCACCGCGGCGACGGGCCGCTCTGGCAGCACGAGGTGGACGACACCACCGCGGCACTGCTGGCCGGGATGCGCCCGGACGGACTGCCCTTGAGCGAGCTCGTGGAATTGCTCGCCTTCAGCGATACCGGCGATGCGGCCACTCCCGAGTTCGAATCGGCGGTGCTGGGTGTGGTGGTCAGCCTGGTTCGTCACGGGCTGATCCATCCGCGCTGA
- a CDS encoding VOC family protein yields the protein MIRWLWAFIDRPAAQFGDCAEFWTTVTGTTLSPTRGEHDEFVTLLPDYGAPTVKMQTIDGESRVHLDLDVDDVVEATERAVRLGATLVGDYILTERIGYSVLRSPHGMTFCFTPFRDGAGALAPTVTGPAGGRSRLDQVCLDIGASDYGIEARFWADLTGWAWRPGSLPEFARLSARPGVPIDLLLQRLGEDRPTAAHLDLACTDIEATADWHETLGARRIERGSRWLVMTDPAGQTYCLTGREPA from the coding sequence ATGATTCGGTGGCTCTGGGCCTTCATCGACCGCCCCGCGGCGCAATTCGGGGACTGCGCCGAATTCTGGACCACGGTCACCGGCACCACACTGTCGCCCACCCGGGGCGAGCACGACGAATTCGTCACGCTGCTACCGGATTACGGCGCGCCCACCGTGAAAATGCAGACCATCGACGGCGAATCGCGCGTGCACCTCGATCTCGACGTCGACGATGTCGTGGAGGCCACCGAGCGCGCGGTACGACTCGGCGCCACGCTGGTCGGGGATTACATTCTGACCGAGCGCATCGGCTACTCCGTCCTGCGGTCTCCGCACGGAATGACCTTCTGCTTCACGCCTTTTCGCGACGGCGCCGGCGCCCTCGCGCCCACGGTCACCGGACCGGCGGGCGGGCGCAGCCGACTGGATCAGGTCTGCCTGGATATCGGCGCCTCCGACTACGGCATCGAGGCGCGCTTCTGGGCCGATCTGACCGGCTGGGCCTGGCGGCCCGGCAGTCTGCCGGAATTCGCCCGCCTGTCCGCCCGGCCGGGCGTGCCGATCGACCTACTGCTGCAGCGGCTCGGCGAGGACCGGCCCACCGCCGCGCATCTGGATCTGGCCTGCACCGATATCGAGGCCACCGCCGACTGGCACGAAACGCTGGGCGCGCGGCGGATCGAGCGGGGCAGCCGGTGGCTGGTCATGACAGATCCGGCCGGTCAGACCTATTGTCTGACCGGCCGGGAACCTGCCTGA
- a CDS encoding helix-turn-helix domain-containing protein: protein MTVVQSSAAVQTADGFEESLPAPESLRPWIAEVGRIPVLTHVPTHFTHVPQAVTTLVLRTEPSGRRDALVVGPRTRATYAGAKEPAGCLRLRLAPGAVLPLFGVAATDLTNRVLRLVDMPGPAADLAREITGMDLDDVVPFLESTLPQVLSESATRREHRRLLDSAVAAIDGDATPLRDVATRLAVSERQLRNLFTAGVGVSPKHYARITRVRQVIGAAGNTPWSDIAVATGYYDQSHLTADFRSLMGVTPDRFFKGKLPEPTACQSVTTLAG, encoded by the coding sequence GTGACCGTCGTGCAGAGTTCGGCAGCCGTCCAGACCGCAGACGGCTTCGAGGAGTCGCTCCCCGCCCCGGAGTCGCTGCGCCCGTGGATCGCCGAGGTCGGCCGCATTCCGGTGCTCACGCACGTGCCCACACACTTCACCCACGTGCCGCAGGCCGTCACCACGCTGGTGCTCCGCACCGAACCGTCCGGCCGCCGTGACGCCCTGGTCGTGGGCCCCCGCACGCGGGCCACCTACGCCGGTGCGAAGGAGCCCGCCGGTTGTCTGCGCCTGCGATTGGCCCCGGGCGCCGTTCTGCCCCTGTTCGGTGTCGCCGCCACCGATCTCACCAACCGCGTCCTGCGTCTGGTGGATATGCCCGGCCCCGCAGCCGATCTCGCGCGCGAGATCACCGGCATGGACCTCGACGACGTCGTGCCGTTCCTGGAATCGACTCTCCCGCAGGTCCTTTCCGAAAGCGCCACCCGCCGCGAGCATCGCCGCCTGCTCGATTCGGCCGTCGCGGCCATCGACGGCGATGCCACGCCGCTGCGGGACGTCGCGACCCGCCTCGCGGTCAGCGAACGGCAACTCCGCAATCTCTTCACCGCCGGCGTCGGCGTCTCGCCCAAGCACTATGCCCGCATCACCCGGGTCCGCCAGGTGATCGGCGCCGCCGGCAACACGCCCTGGTCCGATATCGCCGTCGCGACCGGCTATTACGACCAATCCCACCTGACCGCCGACTTCCGGTCGCTCATGGGCGTGACGCCGGATCGGTTCTTCAAGGGCAAGCTGCCCGAACCTACCGCGTGCCAATCGGTGACCACCCTCGCCGGGTAG
- a CDS encoding F0F1 ATP synthase subunit C encodes MADPATASIVQGALIGGGIILAGGAIGAGIGDGLAGAALINGVTRQPEAEGKLRGNFFLTVGLVEAAYFINLAFMALFVFATPGK; translated from the coding sequence ATGGCAGATCCAGCAACCGCGAGTATCGTCCAGGGCGCTCTCATCGGCGGCGGCATCATTCTGGCGGGCGGTGCCATCGGTGCGGGAATCGGTGACGGTCTCGCCGGCGCCGCGCTGATCAATGGCGTCACCCGTCAGCCCGAAGCCGAAGGCAAGCTGCGCGGTAACTTCTTCCTGACCGTCGGTCTGGTGGAGGCGGCCTACTTCATCAACCTGGCGTTCATGGCGCTCTTCGTCTTCGCAACTCCCGGTAAGTAG
- a CDS encoding GlxA family transcriptional regulator yields MPTPHLVAVLALEPVVGFDMTIPPMVLGSAVDDAGDPLYEVHVCGAHPRGIATTTGFTIVPECGPELLARADTVIVPGTRISGPRTQGVLPPELAPVLAMIRPDARIVSICTGAFVLGAAGLLDGRRATTHWQFAEMFRSLYPAVLLDENLLFVEDGNVWTAAGLASGIDLCLHLIRTDHGSAAANRVARYCVVPPWREGGQSQFIEQPMPEPGAEGTAPTRMWALHHLDRELDLNSLAAHACMSVRTFTRRFKAETGMAPGAWVLQQRLRHARHLLETTRLAIDEVARAAGMGTAASLRHHMRSELGVPPLAYRKTFREEWKREQWETA; encoded by the coding sequence ATGCCCACACCTCATCTGGTGGCGGTGCTCGCGCTGGAACCCGTTGTCGGATTCGATATGACGATCCCGCCCATGGTGCTCGGCTCGGCAGTCGACGATGCCGGAGACCCGCTGTACGAGGTGCACGTCTGCGGGGCACATCCCCGCGGTATCGCCACCACGACGGGTTTCACCATCGTTCCGGAATGCGGGCCGGAGCTACTGGCCCGCGCGGATACCGTGATCGTGCCCGGCACCCGGATATCGGGACCGCGCACCCAGGGCGTGCTGCCACCGGAACTGGCGCCGGTACTGGCCATGATCCGGCCGGACGCGCGGATCGTCTCGATCTGCACCGGCGCCTTCGTACTCGGCGCGGCGGGCCTGCTGGACGGACGGCGCGCGACCACCCACTGGCAGTTCGCGGAGATGTTCCGATCGCTCTATCCGGCTGTGCTGCTGGATGAGAACCTGCTCTTCGTCGAGGACGGAAACGTCTGGACCGCAGCCGGTCTCGCGTCCGGCATCGATCTGTGCCTGCATCTGATCCGCACCGATCACGGCAGCGCTGCCGCCAATCGCGTGGCCCGCTACTGCGTGGTGCCGCCGTGGCGCGAGGGCGGCCAGTCCCAGTTCATCGAACAGCCCATGCCCGAACCGGGCGCCGAGGGCACCGCGCCGACCCGCATGTGGGCACTGCACCATCTCGACCGCGAGCTGGACCTCAATTCCCTTGCCGCGCACGCCTGTATGAGTGTCCGCACCTTCACCCGGCGCTTCAAGGCCGAGACCGGTATGGCGCCCGGCGCCTGGGTACTGCAGCAGCGACTGCGGCATGCCCGGCATCTACTGGAGACCACCCGGCTGGCAATCGACGAGGTGGCGCGGGCCGCCGGCATGGGGACCGCCGCCTCACTGCGCCATCACATGCGCTCCGAACTGGGCGTGCCGCCGCTGGCGTATCGCAAGACCTTTCGCGAAGAATGGAAGCGGGAACAATGGGAGACAGCATGA
- a CDS encoding glycosyltransferase family 4 protein — translation MTFDLSDSLFSDSIDALLGRPNSVSQLAHGDFYERPLHIVLVAPPYFDIPPAGYGGVEAMVATLADALVERGHRVTLLGAGRAGTNARFIRVWDEVQTARLGETFPEIVNAMRACRIIEELHAEDPVDIVHDHTFAGPLNAAAYRMLGIPTVVTVHGPVEPDMYEYYQAFDHSVNLIAISDRQRELAPDLNWITRVHNAIRPEEWPFRTEKLDYGLFLGRYAPSKGPDLALEAAHAAGLRLILAGKCNEPPEKAYFEQCIRPLLTDADQVFGEADAIAKRELLAGARCLLFPIQWEEPFGLVMIEAMVCGTPVIALRGGAVAEVIEHGVTGWICEDPAELPEAIARAGEIDPHACRARVERLFASTRFVQGYEAAYYGAIGDLSKRVPLRFAGDHAVIRTPAIAPPDVVSRSRG, via the coding sequence ATGACTTTCGACCTTTCGGACTCTTTGTTCTCGGATTCGATCGACGCCCTGCTGGGGCGTCCGAATTCTGTTTCACAGCTCGCGCACGGCGACTTCTACGAGCGGCCGCTGCACATCGTTCTGGTGGCGCCGCCGTATTTCGACATCCCGCCCGCCGGATACGGCGGCGTCGAGGCGATGGTGGCGACGCTGGCCGACGCACTGGTCGAGCGAGGACACCGGGTGACCCTGCTCGGAGCAGGTCGAGCGGGAACGAACGCCCGGTTCATCCGGGTGTGGGACGAGGTGCAGACCGCACGTCTGGGCGAGACGTTCCCGGAAATCGTCAATGCGATGCGGGCCTGCCGGATTATCGAAGAACTGCATGCCGAAGACCCGGTCGATATCGTGCACGACCATACTTTCGCCGGTCCGCTCAATGCCGCGGCCTACCGGATGCTGGGAATCCCCACGGTGGTCACCGTCCATGGACCCGTCGAGCCCGATATGTATGAGTACTACCAGGCCTTCGACCACAGCGTGAATCTCATCGCCATCAGCGATCGGCAGCGGGAATTGGCCCCCGACCTCAATTGGATTACCCGCGTCCACAATGCGATTCGGCCCGAGGAATGGCCGTTCCGCACCGAAAAACTGGACTACGGCCTGTTCCTGGGGCGTTATGCCCCGTCCAAGGGACCGGATCTGGCGCTCGAGGCCGCGCATGCCGCCGGTCTGCGGCTGATTCTCGCGGGTAAGTGCAATGAGCCGCCCGAGAAGGCGTACTTCGAGCAGTGCATCCGCCCGCTGCTGACCGACGCCGATCAGGTCTTCGGCGAGGCCGACGCCATTGCCAAGCGGGAACTGCTGGCGGGCGCGCGCTGCCTGCTGTTCCCGATCCAGTGGGAGGAACCGTTCGGCCTGGTGATGATCGAGGCGATGGTGTGCGGCACCCCGGTGATCGCCCTGCGCGGCGGTGCGGTCGCGGAGGTGATCGAACACGGTGTCACCGGCTGGATCTGCGAGGATCCCGCCGAACTGCCCGAGGCGATCGCCCGGGCCGGGGAGATCGACCCGCATGCCTGCCGGGCGCGCGTGGAGCGGCTGTTCGCCTCCACCCGCTTCGTGCAGGGTTACGAAGCGGCGTATTACGGAGCCATAGGCGACCTTTCGAAGCGGGTACCGCTACGTTTCGCCGGCGATCATGCGGTAATCAGGACACCGGCGATCGCACCGCCGGATGTCGTGAGTAGGAGTCGCGGGTGA
- a CDS encoding F0F1 ATP synthase subunit B family protein: protein MPTTGVLAEGYNITFDWPVFFSQLFGFVVIIWLFVKYLLPFVKKTMNKAQDTIRRQLEESEAAAERLTAAKTAYDSAVAEAQAELERMREEARADADRIIAQMREAATAEVERVRRVGRDQILQFRRQMMRDLEADLSAAMLALTEEKVREQVGTPQARSESIERFLDDLEMLANSAPAARQQPQTGAN from the coding sequence ATGCCAACGACCGGCGTGCTCGCCGAAGGCTACAACATCACCTTCGACTGGCCCGTCTTCTTCAGTCAGCTATTCGGTTTCGTCGTTATCATCTGGCTTTTCGTGAAATACCTTCTCCCCTTCGTGAAGAAGACGATGAACAAGGCACAGGACACCATCAGGCGGCAGCTCGAAGAGAGCGAAGCGGCAGCGGAGCGTTTGACCGCGGCCAAAACCGCCTACGACAGCGCGGTCGCCGAGGCGCAGGCCGAACTCGAGCGCATGCGCGAGGAAGCCCGCGCCGACGCCGATCGCATCATTGCGCAGATGCGTGAGGCGGCTACCGCGGAGGTCGAACGTGTCCGCCGTGTCGGCCGCGATCAGATCCTGCAGTTCCGCAGGCAGATGATGCGCGATCTGGAGGCCGACCTGTCGGCCGCCATGCTCGCCCTCACCGAGGAAAAGGTGCGCGAGCAGGTCGGCACACCGCAGGCCCGATCCGAGAGCATCGAGCGTTTCCTCGACGATCTCGAAATGCTGGCCAATTCAGCTCCGGCCGCGCGGCAGCAGCCGCAGACCGGTGCGAACTGA
- a CDS encoding amylo-alpha-1,6-glucosidase, translated as MSIFNAGPPSPVDGRGIVTLVEAGTFCLSDQLGDIHPGSAQGLFYRDTRLLARWELRLDGHPPEHLSVMMAEAFRARFVTRKPPNQGVADATVLVSRRRMIGEGMRETITVHNLGDEDTAMTVTLIADSDFADLFAVKEGRVHSGSCELATAEGTLRLTDRNDSGRGLVVIASGDPAAQPGSLSWRIVVPRHSSWQTVVLCQPIIGHHAVTVNLDDDSDDNPSNKIRQWRATATSLTASGAGLNAILQRTESDLGALRMDDPGGGTAYVAAGAPWFMALFGRDSLLTSWMALVLDSDLALGTLRQLAKLQGTQSNPLTEEEPGRIMHEMRHGPGGDAVLGGSVYYGTADATPLFVMLLAECWRWGVDPAAIRDLLPAADAALAWIDTYGDSDGDGFVEYRRKTDRGLANQGWKDSWDAISFADGHLADPPLALCEVQGYVYAARQGRADLAEAFGDVDTARRLREQAAELKQRFGQAFWIPGAGRYALALDGAKQQVDTVTSNPGHCLWTGIVDDEHAAALIERLGGADMDSGFGLRTLSSTARRFNPMGYHTGSVWPHDTAIVVAGLLRYRHIPGALELAERLAGGLLEAIAEFDARPPELFCGFPRTEFRSPIPYPTSCSPQAWSSAAPLLLMRSFLGLVPDVPHRTLTVAPRLPDRAGRVRLADLRLGTATVTIEAQGTTISVEGLPDDWQLIQA; from the coding sequence GTGAGCATTTTCAACGCCGGCCCTCCCTCACCGGTCGACGGTCGTGGCATCGTCACCCTGGTGGAGGCCGGCACCTTCTGTCTGTCCGATCAACTGGGCGATATCCATCCGGGTTCCGCCCAGGGGCTGTTCTACCGGGACACCCGGCTGCTGGCGCGCTGGGAGCTGCGGCTGGACGGCCATCCGCCGGAACACCTTTCGGTCATGATGGCCGAGGCGTTCCGGGCCCGCTTCGTGACACGCAAGCCCCCGAATCAGGGGGTGGCCGATGCCACGGTGCTGGTATCGCGGCGGCGGATGATCGGCGAGGGAATGCGCGAAACGATCACGGTGCACAATCTCGGCGATGAAGACACGGCGATGACGGTCACCCTCATCGCCGACTCCGATTTCGCCGATCTGTTCGCGGTCAAGGAGGGGCGGGTGCACAGCGGCAGCTGTGAACTCGCCACCGCGGAGGGCACCCTCCGGTTGACCGACCGCAATGATTCGGGGCGCGGGCTGGTCGTCATCGCCAGTGGTGATCCGGCCGCGCAGCCGGGATCGTTGAGCTGGCGGATCGTGGTGCCACGGCATTCCAGCTGGCAGACCGTGGTGCTGTGTCAGCCGATCATCGGGCACCACGCCGTCACGGTGAATCTGGACGACGATTCGGATGACAACCCGTCCAACAAGATTCGGCAGTGGCGGGCCACCGCGACCAGCCTCACCGCCAGCGGTGCGGGTCTGAACGCCATTCTGCAGCGCACCGAGAGCGATCTCGGTGCGCTGCGGATGGACGATCCCGGCGGCGGCACCGCCTATGTGGCCGCGGGTGCGCCGTGGTTCATGGCGCTGTTCGGCCGCGACAGCCTGCTCACCTCGTGGATGGCGCTGGTGCTGGATTCGGATCTGGCCCTGGGCACACTCCGGCAGCTGGCGAAACTGCAAGGCACACAGAGCAATCCGCTCACCGAGGAGGAGCCCGGCCGCATCATGCACGAGATGCGGCACGGCCCCGGCGGCGATGCGGTGCTCGGCGGCAGCGTCTATTACGGAACCGCCGACGCCACACCGCTTTTCGTCATGCTGCTCGCCGAATGCTGGCGGTGGGGAGTCGATCCGGCCGCGATCCGGGATCTGCTGCCCGCCGCGGACGCGGCGCTGGCCTGGATCGACACCTACGGCGACAGCGACGGCGACGGATTTGTCGAATACCGGCGCAAGACCGACCGCGGGCTGGCCAATCAGGGCTGGAAGGACAGCTGGGACGCCATCAGTTTCGCGGACGGCCACCTCGCCGATCCACCCCTGGCCCTGTGCGAGGTCCAGGGGTACGTCTACGCCGCCCGGCAGGGCCGCGCCGATCTGGCCGAGGCCTTCGGTGACGTCGACACCGCGCGGCGGCTGCGCGAACAAGCCGCGGAGCTGAAACAGCGGTTCGGACAAGCCTTCTGGATTCCGGGCGCGGGCCGCTACGCACTCGCCCTCGACGGGGCCAAGCAGCAGGTCGACACCGTGACCAGCAATCCGGGCCACTGCCTGTGGACCGGCATTGTGGACGACGAACACGCCGCCGCGCTCATCGAACGCCTAGGCGGGGCGGATATGGACAGCGGCTTCGGCCTGCGCACCCTCTCCTCGACGGCCCGCCGCTTCAACCCGATGGGCTATCACACCGGATCGGTCTGGCCGCACGACACCGCCATCGTCGTCGCGGGCCTACTGCGCTACCGGCACATTCCGGGCGCCCTGGAACTGGCCGAACGACTGGCAGGCGGTCTGCTGGAAGCCATCGCGGAATTCGACGCCCGCCCGCCGGAACTCTTCTGCGGGTTCCCCCGCACCGAATTCCGTTCCCCCATCCCGTATCCCACCTCGTGCTCACCCCAGGCGTGGTCCAGCGCGGCCCCACTCCTGCTGATGCGTTCGTTCCTCGGCCTCGTCCCCGACGTCCCGCACCGCACCCTGACGGTCGCACCCCGGCTACCCGATCGAGCGGGCCGGGTACGACTGGCGGATCTGCGACTGGGCACGGCGACGGTGACCATCGAGGCGCAGGGCACCACGATCTCCGTCGAGGGCCTGCCCGACGACTGGCAACTCATCCAGGCGTAA
- a CDS encoding F0F1 ATP synthase subunit B: MSPRTDVEAAGNFLIPNGTFFVELAIFLIVLGVIWIFVVPPIRKVLAEREARVEETAKISKSATEIFTEAEDRYQTALNKARAEAAEIRNDARAQGREILEELRGEAQREADHIVAESTAQLRAEADQVAAELRESVEPLAQNLADRMLGVKNRPRSSAGNQRGRGTP, translated from the coding sequence ATGTCTCCGAGAACAGATGTGGAGGCCGCGGGGAACTTCCTGATCCCCAACGGCACCTTCTTCGTTGAGCTGGCGATCTTCCTGATCGTGCTCGGAGTCATCTGGATTTTCGTTGTTCCGCCGATCCGTAAGGTGCTGGCGGAACGGGAGGCGCGGGTCGAGGAGACGGCGAAGATCAGTAAGTCGGCGACCGAGATATTCACCGAGGCCGAGGACCGGTATCAGACGGCCCTCAACAAGGCCCGTGCGGAAGCGGCGGAAATCCGCAATGACGCACGGGCACAAGGCCGGGAGATTCTCGAGGAGCTGCGCGGCGAGGCCCAGCGCGAGGCCGATCACATCGTCGCGGAATCCACGGCACAACTGCGTGCCGAGGCTGATCAGGTTGCTGCCGAACTCCGTGAATCCGTCGAACCGCTGGCCCAGAATCTGGCTGATCGCATGCTCGGCGTCAAGAATCGTCCCCGGTCCAGTGCCGGAAATCAGAGAGGACGGGGGACGCCCTGA
- the atpB gene encoding F0F1 ATP synthase subunit A — MTGNVTLSAEDAPAAPSKIHVGDHVTAHFFGLDFNIDTIVSTSVAALIVLGLAFYLRIKITSGVPNGVQLFFESVTVQMRNQVEGAIGMKVAPFALPLAVTLFTFILLSNWLSVLPVQYGSGELIAPPASDVNFVYALALFVFIAYQAAGVWRRGPANHLKQTLKGHAGWGMIFINVIEEVAKPLSLSLRLFGNMFAGGVMISVITLFPFWISWGPNAIWKMFDLFVGAIQAFIFSLLTVLYFSQSMSLESENH; from the coding sequence ATGACCGGAAATGTGACCCTGAGCGCCGAAGATGCTCCAGCGGCGCCGTCGAAGATTCATGTCGGTGACCACGTCACCGCGCACTTCTTCGGCCTGGACTTCAATATCGACACCATTGTGTCGACCTCCGTTGCCGCGCTGATCGTGCTCGGTCTGGCCTTCTACCTGCGGATCAAGATAACCTCGGGCGTCCCCAACGGGGTGCAGTTGTTCTTCGAATCCGTCACCGTCCAGATGCGCAATCAGGTCGAGGGCGCCATCGGCATGAAGGTCGCGCCGTTCGCGCTGCCCCTGGCCGTCACCCTCTTCACCTTCATTCTGCTCTCCAACTGGTTGTCGGTGCTGCCGGTGCAGTACGGCTCGGGCGAATTGATCGCGCCTCCGGCCTCGGACGTCAACTTCGTCTATGCCCTGGCGCTTTTCGTGTTCATCGCCTACCAGGCCGCCGGTGTCTGGCGGCGCGGTCCGGCCAATCACCTCAAACAGACTCTCAAGGGCCATGCCGGTTGGGGCATGATCTTCATCAATGTGATCGAGGAAGTCGCCAAACCGCTGTCGCTTTCGTTGCGACTCTTCGGCAATATGTTCGCCGGCGGTGTGATGATTTCGGTGATCACGCTGTTCCCCTTCTGGATCAGCTGGGGCCCGAATGCCATCTGGAAGATGTTCGACCTCTTCGTCGGCGCCATCCAGGCATTCATCTTCTCCCTGCTGACCGTTCTCTACTTCAGCCAGTCGATGTCGCTGGAGAGTGAAAATCACTGA